The Marinilabiliales bacterium sequence GCTTCTGCTCTGTATATAATATCAGGCTGTCGCGGAATGGAGCGCGGAACCATCTCAAGTGTAAGGGATGAGGATGGTAACGATATCCTTGCCGACATGGAGCTGCTCAGACTGGCATTCCCCAGGAGGGTATTTACACTCTCGCAAACGCTGTTCCTGCTTGACAGGGTAAAATGGCTTTATGCCAACCGCGAGCTTGTCGGGGGACTGAAATTCGTGGAGGAGCCACCCGTGCTGAGGTTCTTCATGGGACGCCTTGCCCCGGTAAGTGACTGGCCACAGAAGCTTGCCGCAAAGTTCAGGGAAGATTTCGGGGAGTCGTTGTAGGGTCAGGGCATTCCCTCCTGCCTCCAGTATGAACTTCTGATAAACCAAAAGTGCTGATTTTACAGCACAAACCGCCACCAGTTTGTTCCGTTTTCCTTTAGATGTAACTCCAGTATCTGACTGGAACCATCCGGACTTGTCACTGTTACCCGGTATTTGCCAAAGAACCCCCTGAATAATGCCTGACCGTTCTCATCTGTTTCAAGTACCAGGTCACGTGTCATCCAATCCTCCTTTATTAGTCTCATTAGTCTGTTGTAAACTGGTTTGGGATTATACTCCTCATCAAGCAAACCGCCTCCCTCGAGCCAGATATTCCGGTCAGAAATACCCCACCAGGTGATAGATGCAACAGAAGGGTGGCCAAAGGCGAGGGTGTAAAAATGTTCTGCAAACTCTGCCTGTGCTTCTTCTGTCCATATTCCTTCGCGCCATCCCGTGATCTCCTTTCCTGATGACTGGGGTATGAACTCGGTAATATGGATGGGCTTGCCAAACTCTGAATAAAGATCAAATGTTTTAAATATTTCAATCGGAGAGAACCAATGCTGGCGAGGCTCATGTGCCTGTATGCCAATACCGGTAAAAGGGGTATTCCTTCTGTGCAGTTCCTTGAGCAGATCATAGAAACGGTCACGTATTTCGGGTATTGCAAGGGTAAAATACTCATTAAGAATATAATCCCCATGTGGATTTGCTTCCCAGGCCCATTTATATGACTGCTCAACCCATGAGACAAATTGATCGGGCTCGTATCCGGTCACATTATACCTGAAACTATTATTGTTATCCTTATCTGCAATTGCCACTTCCCACGGGACTGTATTAATTGGTTCGTTTACAACAATCCACATATCAATTTCTCCCTTGTATCCAATTACATTGTTGAATATCCTGGCTTTGTACAGCTCGTTTATGGTTTCTTCCGGCAGCTCAAGCAGCCATTGGGGTGTACCCCATGGTCCCGTCCATCCCAGCGGGTGTCCCATACAGGTAATCCCGTTTTCAAGCGCCCAGTTTAACATCTCACTATACTCCTGCCATTGCGGATGACCAGGTTTGCTTTCATAGCTGCCCCAGATAAAGAGGAAGACTGCCTTGTTGAATAAATCCTTAAACCTTTTTTTCTGCAGATCGGTTTTATAATCCTTTTCGCCGGGACGTACCAAATTCCCGATCTTATTTCCGAAAAGGAAGTCCTGGGTGACCTGATCAACTTCAATACGCAGGTTTTTAAGAGGGTTGCCATGATCATCAACAAATGTAATAATCGCCCCGGTTTTCCGGTATTGTTCAATATTATGCCTGGCCATCGCCAGGTAGTCCTGCTCGATTGCAAGTCGTAACGACAATTCCTTTTCATGTTGATCGGATCCGGCAAGGGCCTCCATCTCTCTTATCAACTGTTCGGTAGGCTGTGCAATGTTGTAGCCAGTATACAGGAATACCAGCATTGCACAGATAACACTGACTTTCACGGTTTTTGATAACGCCATTTTGTTTTCGATCTGAAGTGGTTTTAGCTCTCTTAAAGCCGGCACAAAATAACTCAAACAGCAATCATAACCAATATAATAAATTCTGGGTAAACTCATCACAACTGGATTGGGATGCTGTATTATCTCTGTTTAAGGCAGGCAATTATATGCATGCGCTGTTTTTTGCACATTTATCTATTGAAAAACTCCTTAAGGCACATTGGGTCAAAGATAATGATGAAGATTATCCACCAAGGGTGCATAATTTAGAGTACCTTTACAATCAAACCAATCTTTCACTCGATAGTCAATATATAGATGAACTCAGGATTATTACATCATGGAACATTGAAGGACGTTATCAGGATTATCGTGACCGGTTCTATAAACTAAGTACAAAGGATTATACAGAAAGAAAATTGAAAACCGTTAAGGAAATCAGGGAATGCTTAATAAAGAAGTTGCAATAGAAAAATCCCTTCTTCTAATTAATGAACTTAGAAGAAACGGTTACAGTGCATCAAAAGCTGCCCTCTTTGGTTCTTTCGTAGATGGCAAGGCTCATGAACATTCGGATATTGATCTTGCTCTTTGGGATGAAAAGTTTACAGGTTGCTTATCAATAGATTATGAGCCTATTAAGCATATTCTCCGGAAATTTGACAGAATTGAGCTTCATACCTTTAATGAAAACGAAACATCTGAAAATAACCCATTTATAAAAGTAATTGAAAGAAAATGCATTAAACTGGCTTAAAAATTTTCATGTTTTTCGACAGCCACACGCTTTAAACAAGAACACCCATACAGTTAACCGCTCAGGCATAAATTCCGACCGTTCATCATTTTTCCTCCCAATAAACTTGCATCAGACCCGAAACTGCTGTAACTTAAATTAAAAAGCTGCAACTGCCTGTCGAACCGGGATCAACTAACAGCCTGCAGGGTCAGCATAAGTTTAACCAAAACAGCAGGATATGGGAAAAAGGGCCTCAACCTCAACCTCAACCTCCAACTCAACCCCGGCACCAGGCCGGGCACCTGCCTCAGCACCAGCATCAGCTTCTGCCCCACCCTCTGCCGCAGGACGAGCATCCTATGCAGCCGCCGCCAGCGTCAGGTATATAGTGCTTAAAAACAGCAAGTCCGAATTCTTCATCCTCCTCAGCCTGCTCTATATTTTTTCTGCAGTCATTGTAAACGAATACATCATACACGACGAGCTATACTACCGCAGCCTCGGCGGCCAGCTCAGCCTGAACGTCATCGACCAGCTGATAAGTTTCAGGAACAAATGGCAGTGGGTAGGATACATCGGAGTCCCTTTGATCCTTGCAATCAAGTTCCTGCTTGTAGCCACCTTCCTGTCGATGGGCTCGCTGGTAGCCGGCCACAGGCTCACCTTCAGGCAGATATTTGCCATGGCAATGGTTGCCGAAGTGGTATACCTGGCAGCCAGTTACATCACCACCGGCACTCTCCTGATTTCCGGCGTTCAAACGCTCGAAGATCTCAACGTCAGCATACTTTCACTCGCATCGCTCTTTCCGCACACCGCCACGCAGCCATATATCAACGTTCCATTGCAAAGCATCAGCCTTTTCCTGGCCGCCTACATTCTCTTCCTCACCTGGTGTTACAAAACGGTCACCGGCCACCCGTTCCGCAGCTCCTTTTCGCTGGTGCTCACAACATACGGAACCGCCTTTTTCATGTGGATCATCCTTGTAATGTACTTACTCATCAGCTATGGATAAACACAACAAACAGGCCGGCAGGGCCATCGCAGCTTCATTCGCAGTCCTTGTCCTGGCTGCAGCAACATTCCTCCTGTTCAAAATTGCTGAGCAAAAGCGGGTCATTGACAGCAGGAACGTTTTTACCTCTCTTGAGATATCCCTTTCGGGGAATAAAACGTACACCATCTCCGGTGCTCCCAGGGATAACCGGTTTATAGTCATCTTTTTTGACGCCGACTGCTACTATTGCCACCTGGAGGCCGAAGCTATTGTTTCGAATATTGACCTCCTTGAAGGTATTGATATATACATGATCACTTCCGGTGACCAGGAAACGGTTATGCAGTTCGAAGAGCGGCACGGACTGGCAGTTTTTCCCTCAATAAAGACAGGAAGGGTATGCGGGGAAACCATCCTGAACGGCTATGGCATCAGGGCCGTCCCGTCATTGCTGGTTTACGATGAGACCGGCCGGTTGATCTTTTCAAATTTCGGATACACACCTGTAGATGACATCCTTGCTGCTCTTGACTTATAACCTGACACTTCAAACCCTTAACCAATGAACCCCAATACCAGCACCAGAGATATCAGCGCACTCAAAAAAAGCTTCCTTACCCAGCACGACCAGTCCGATTGCGGGGTGGCCTGCCTTCACAATATCATCAAATATCACGGCGGCGAAGTAAAGCTGGAAAAGCTTCGTGAACTCAGCGGCACTAACCGCACCGGCACGACCATGCTTGGGCTGTACCAGGCAGCAGCTCAGTGCGGTTTCGAGGCTGAAGGACTGCAG is a genomic window containing:
- a CDS encoding glycoside hydrolase family 10, translated to MALSKTVKVSVICAMLVFLYTGYNIAQPTEQLIREMEALAGSDQHEKELSLRLAIEQDYLAMARHNIEQYRKTGAIITFVDDHGNPLKNLRIEVDQVTQDFLFGNKIGNLVRPGEKDYKTDLQKKRFKDLFNKAVFLFIWGSYESKPGHPQWQEYSEMLNWALENGITCMGHPLGWTGPWGTPQWLLELPEETINELYKARIFNNVIGYKGEIDMWIVVNEPINTVPWEVAIADKDNNNSFRYNVTGYEPDQFVSWVEQSYKWAWEANPHGDYILNEYFTLAIPEIRDRFYDLLKELHRRNTPFTGIGIQAHEPRQHWFSPIEIFKTFDLYSEFGKPIHITEFIPQSSGKEITGWREGIWTEEAQAEFAEHFYTLAFGHPSVASITWWGISDRNIWLEGGGLLDEEYNPKPVYNRLMRLIKEDWMTRDLVLETDENGQALFRGFFGKYRVTVTSPDGSSQILELHLKENGTNWWRFVL
- a CDS encoding thioredoxin family protein, translating into MDKHNKQAGRAIAASFAVLVLAAATFLLFKIAEQKRVIDSRNVFTSLEISLSGNKTYTISGAPRDNRFIVIFFDADCYYCHLEAEAIVSNIDLLEGIDIYMITSGDQETVMQFEERHGLAVFPSIKTGRVCGETILNGYGIRAVPSLLVYDETGRLIFSNFGYTPVDDILAALDL
- a CDS encoding nucleotidyltransferase domain-containing protein, which encodes MLNKEVAIEKSLLLINELRRNGYSASKAALFGSFVDGKAHEHSDIDLALWDEKFTGCLSIDYEPIKHILRKFDRIELHTFNENETSENNPFIKVIERKCIKLA
- a CDS encoding tryptophanase — protein: ASALYIISGCRGMERGTISSVRDEDGNDILADMELLRLAFPRRVFTLSQTLFLLDRVKWLYANRELVGGLKFVEEPPVLRFFMGRLAPVSDWPQKLAAKFREDFGESL
- a CDS encoding HEPN domain-containing protein, giving the protein MITPFCFRSEVVLALLKPAQNNSNSNHNQYNKFWVNSSQLDWDAVLSLFKAGNYMHALFFAHLSIEKLLKAHWVKDNDEDYPPRVHNLEYLYNQTNLSLDSQYIDELRIITSWNIEGRYQDYRDRFYKLSTKDYTERKLKTVKEIRECLIKKLQ